Below is a genomic region from Hevea brasiliensis isolate MT/VB/25A 57/8 chromosome 3, ASM3005281v1, whole genome shotgun sequence.
CTCTCTTTTTCATCTATTTATACCGGTAataaattatgttattaaaataaattatattagtaTTAGACATTCGCCCACAGTGCTACTAGTGACGTAGTTTCTGCCGTTTGTTATTCTTTTAACAATACCACACTCCTAAAAACattgaaaagaaaagaagaaaaacaaactgGAAAACCCAAACATAGTTTCATAACTAGCTAGTAGAATACACTACTTGTAGCCTCAACTTAATTAGGCACATGACGTTCTTTGTTCTCTTGCTCATCAATGGTGTCACAAAGGTTCACATTCCTTGTCTCGGGCAAAAATACAACAAACACACTACAGCACAAGATCACCATGCCAAATATTCCATATGAAAACATCTTATTTGTTCTCCCAGCAGAAATCAGAATTGGACTGAACACGGCTCCACAGACAAGTGCTTGCCTTACCATTGATAACGCAGTGTTCCTCACACAAGTAGGAAAGAGCTCCAATGTGTAAATCATTAGCATGATAAAAGCAACACAGGCACTACAGTAAGACACCAGTTCTAATCCAAGATTTATTTCCTTCCAATTCATGATACACATTATACTGCAGATTCCACTTAGTGTAGCAAATGTAAGTAGCGATCCTTTCCTCTTCCATTTGCTTATTATAAAGGAAAAGATAATATATGATGGTATTTCAGATAATGCATTGAAGACAATACTCAAGTAGATGTTAAAACCCAAGTTCCCTACTGCCAATGGCATGCTGTAATACACCATTCCAATGCCAAAACCAGTAAGCATCACTATCAGCAACCTTCGAAGTGCCCATTTTCTCTCAAATAAGGTAGTGATTGATGAGTAAAGAGTAGGCTTTGCCGTTTCTTTATTGATATGAATGCAAGGGAAGCTTAAGTCCAAGCTATCATGTTTTCTTGATACCAGTGTTTTTAATGTGGCCATAGCTTCTTCTTTGCGTTCATGCAAGAAAAGCCACCTGGGCGATTCAAGAACAAGAAGATGAACTAATAAGCAATAAAAAATTGCTGGAATTGAGGTCCATACATAGATACTTCTCCATGAGAAATTTCTGTTTACATAAGCTATACCTGGCAAGGACAATAGCCCCAATGCAAAAGAAACGCCAGCAATAGTTCCCATTTGGCCACGCCATTGGCTTCCTACCTTTTCAGTGGATAACACAAGAGCACTTGCTCCAATTGATGCACGGCCAAACCCACTTACAAATCTCAAGAAAGAACAGATCCATACATTAGGAGAGAAAATTCTCACAAGTGCAGCCATAGACATTGTAAGACAAGAAAGTAGAAGCAGGTTCTTGCGGCCAAGAGAAGAATCGGCTATTGTAGCTAGAACAAAACCTCCAAGAAGACAACCCATGAAGAACGATGATGCAGGCAAGCCCCTGACAATGGAGTTTGCACATTGGAGACCCCAATCTGAAATTATTGTGTTGGAGACCTCGCAGGAGCTTGAATTGCATGTAGCAGTGTGATTAGTACAATGCCATGTTGGTTCAGCATCAGTGTAGACACTAATGAAGGTTTGTTGGCCATCAAAGAACCGAGACAACAACACAACGGTTGACTGAACTAATTGAGTCCATCCAAAATCTCCTATAAACCTTTCAAACACTGAATCAAAGTATGGAACAAAATCATCAACTGAAGTTTCTGGCTCTCCTTGGAAGTCTTGGGTTGAACTTGAATTTTCCATCTTGTGGTTTTGCTGGCTAGATGGCCAACTCTTAACTTGAAAAATTAACAAAGAGCAAATTAATGGAATCCAATGCCTGATTGCATCACACTAAAAATTTGTTAAGCCAAATGAGATTTCTTTTTAAGAAAGATGGATGTCTAGAATGTGATACTTACAGCGATGATGCGTGTAGGAATCCCACTTTGAAACAATTAAAAATGTAAAGGTTAATATAGCTTTGCACTACGAATATGTAATAAGATATGCATTAGTGGAAGATGAATGATATGAATTGAGTGCTCAGTTAGGTTGGATTTTCCTGGAATTTAAAATGGGGGAAATTTCTCCTTTTAGTACCATGCCTCAATGCATTTCACAACTGACAGAATCATAGgttgtcaaataaaatttaaaatgtgtGTAGAATTATTTTAGGGCTGGCATAGGCATAGTAAGCCTAAATCTTATATTATACTCAAAGCATATTGGGGTTGGAAAAACTTACCGATCTAtcataaattcaaaatataaatatataggtTCTACCATACAGTGCCTTGAGTTCATGATAGATTAGGTTTAGAcaagaaatttttattagagttaAGTCAATGTtaattaaatttcacaaaaaaatTTATCTAGAACTAATTTATCATGGACTCAAAATACAAACTATATATGTTGTGTCTTACGTCTATAATAAATCGAGTTTAAGTAAGAATTTCCTTATATTTCATATCATGTTTGATGTatttcatatttatattatttacaatgtGTTAAATAGTGTCAAAGTAAACATATCCCATGGGaagaagaatcataatttttttaatctaTATTTTCTTTCTTCTAAAGTAATTTGGTTTATGATGCCATTCTAATTTTCAATATTCACAAAAGCCAAGGATAAACATGTCACAATTATTGTCTCTAAAATGTTTAAGAGGTgtcactataaaaaaaaaaaaacaaaaaaacaaaacaaGATTAGCACCGAATTGATTGTTAATCCattaaaatcggttgctaatcaATTTAGTAACTGATTTAGCAACCGATTCAGTTGGTTGCAATAAGCATGGTTGCAAATAGCAACCGACAACCAAATCAGTTGCTAAATcaattaaacttaaaaaaataaaacatttagtaaaaaaaaaactatCGGTTGCTAGTAGCAACCTATTTAGCAACCAAAATCAATTGCTAATAGCAACTGAAACATAATTAGTTGCAAAAAATTTTATgcctttaattttataattttacaacTATTTTGTAAATCGGTTACTATTTACAACTAATTTAGCAACCGAAAAGTCCATTGCtagtttttaaaaaaattattaaaaaaattaaattttcaaataagaaataaaaaattcaaataaataaaattttcaaaaattgttAATGAAAATTACtgctaaaaattaatataaaaatattataaaaaataataataataactattataaaaatttttaacaaaaaaaattaaatataaaaacatatttccaagacaaattactaaaaaaattaccatatatatatatatattatatatatatatatatatatatatatatatatatatatatatatatatatatatatatatatatctctaaaaattaataatacaaataatttactaacaaaaaatataattgttcaaaaatttttattttatgccaaagaaaaataaattaaataaaaaaatgagaaagaaaaaaaaagatgaagaagaaaaaagatgagaaagaaaaagacgatgaagaaaatagatgaaaaagaaaaagatgatgaagaaaatagacAATAAAGAAAAAGGTAATGAtaaaaaaatagatgagaaagaaaaacataatgaaaaagaaaaagatgatgaagaaaatagacAATAAAGAAAAAGGTAATGAtaaaaaaatagatgagaaagaaaaacataatgaaaaagaaaatatatgagaaatgtaacacccctaagttcggtagtgcgttctactgttcctgtgaccagtgttgtttgaacagctaggatgcctagaactacacttcgttatgattgaggagaaataaaatacaagaaaaacaaaggaaaaataatagcaaagaaatgtaaccaagttaagcgagtcgagaaccctagcgatgggtgaccgcaccgggaagtcacggcgtggaccgttgactagccttggactgcggggaaccctagaaaatatttttaggacttaaatagacacctattgaagtataaatgccattagaaatatcaaagaaaaattaaataattagtacaaagaaaagtgagaaatcgaaaaatggacaaaacccagagttaccgaaaaattgggaatgcaatccgaacaggggtattgtggtcatttgacaccccgagttgttttttgacctaaatgtccattgaaaatacatgatattatatttggaaaatgtcatgaaaaattaaattagtggtacctaatgtaaatagcaaaaatgggaagcttaatgtgggaaaataaaatctttgattaaactaatgttatttctacattagtggaccactaacactttgtaaatcaattaaaaacctgtcatcttccactaacttctgcacagccatcttcttcctcaaactttcccatggccaagccaaaaagctcccaaattctcccatggccgtccaagctccaacctccatgcgtccatgatccaagctcccaatggttaaggtttcttcattaaacttgaccaccacaccatgagcagtagataggcagcaagaagaccaagttttggagaggttttgaagagtttccaaagtggtaagtttgagtttttggttagtgcttcattaaagttagtaaggaggttatgggtacttaaattgtgagaagaattttggagtttgatgttctaagggagatgtttatttttggcagccatgaaaactctttaaagaaagtttatttttgcttgtaaatggtggattaaaaggttgattaaatatttatgtgtatgggaaatcatttgggtgattatacttagtatatgtaaatgtgtattgaaatttaaagcttgaaaattaatggaataaaaatgtaccattgtggcagtttgttgactcttaaagaatgctggaattcatgcttggattATGGTATATTTGTAACGCCCCTCAccagactacagtgtagccgagcaaggcgtgctacaatcggtgccggagcaccctaacttatcttactttattttttctaaataattttgaattcatttaatttaatatcaattttttttttttatggagaaaccagcgaagtttgccctattttattatcgtttggcgtatttcaatattcacctgtttgaaattcaacaatatttccaaaataaaatcttatgctaatcataattatctcatcaatcattctcataattttctcatatttcaaatctcatccatacatttcaatttcataatcatttccatacatttccattcatactcaattcatatgtaaacattctcaaattacataagcaaaattttcaaatttccttaatttacataatttacaaaataattacaaaatttcataatttacatgatatataaattaattatatatgaaaaagctaattaattaatttacatcgcattcctattaattacctgttcataatatacattacaatacaatatctaagcattttatacaaaatataaaatataatctatatggctcctatctacatgcattgctgaggaggtgacaaccttgaatacttcagacacttgtgcagatctggactccaaaaatcttagtcaaagtacctgcgcgaggaaacaaatccatcgcgctaagcattgctgcttagtggtgcaataatataacaagaaaataaaatatacaaataaagaaagaacgaagcataatttgaatatttaagaattaatttaatttaatacaatgtgtctaatattaattatcttttgttctaatttgttccgctttggaagcgtttaattcctaaattcacagagataatgtacaatatacagaattaataaaaatactcagtttatattcatacggcaatagaaggtacatttaaaatatttagttaagttatacctatttttgcaacgcaactcttttatcattttacttaacaatttttatgtggtttggatcatttcataattctaactaattctt
It encodes:
- the LOC131178350 gene encoding organic cation/carnitine transporter 2-like; the protein is MENSSSTQDFQGEPETSVDDFVPYFDSVFERFIGDFGWTQLVQSTVVLLSRFFDGQQTFISVYTDAEPTWHCTNHTATCNSSSCEVSNTIISDWGLQCANSIVRGLPASSFFMGCLLGGFVLATIADSSLGRKNLLLLSCLTMSMAALVRIFSPNVWICSFLRFVSGFGRASIGASALVLSTEKVGSQWRGQMGTIAGVSFALGLLSLPGIAYVNRNFSWRSIYVWTSIPAIFYCLLVHLLVLESPRWLFLHERKEEAMATLKTLVSRKHDSLDLSFPCIHINKETAKPTLYSSITTLFERKWALRRLLIVMLTGFGIGMVYYSMPLAVGNLGFNIYLSIVFNALSEIPSYIIFSFIISKWKRKGSLLTFATLSGICSIMCIMNWKEINLGLELVSYCSACVAFIMLMIYTLELFPTCVRNTALSMVRQALVCGAVFSPILISAGRTNKMFSYGIFGMVILCCSVFVVFLPETRNVNLCDTIDEQENKERHVPN